Below is a genomic region from Pseudomonadota bacterium.
CAATTTGGTCAAAAGAAAAAATATCGTCTTCTGAGGGGCATTGTTTGATGAACCTTTGTATGGCAGCCACATATGATCCTGATCCAAAAGCGCCACTTGGTTTTAGGGTGCCATTTAATATGGACACAGGAGAGTTAATTGAGGCGCGTTGGAAGCGTTGGTTGGCTCATGATCCTATTAATTTGGTAAAACGTTTTGGGAGTCATTTGAAGAAGCTAAAAGGAATTTGGATAGAGTGTGGGACGAGGGATCAATACTTTATCCATTATGGATCGCGTATTTTGTCAGAACGATTACATAATCTCGGTGTTAAGCATGTTTACGAAGAATTTGATGATAACCATTCAGATCTTGATTATCGACTCAATAGAAGCTTGCCGTTCCTTTTTAAGGCGATCAGTTAGTATCGATGGGCTCCGCAAAGTCAGATATCCACAGAGCCAAGGCTATGGTTCAGTCTGCTTCAGCAGTTGTGATTTTGACAGGGGCTGGAGTTTCGACTGGTTCAGGAGTCCCTGATTTCAGAGGGCCTCAGGGTGTGTGGACGAAAAATCCTCTTGCTGAAAAGATGTCGGATATTCGATATTACATGGTAGACCAGGACGTCAGGCGTTTAGCGTGGCAGTCTCGCTTAACGCATCCTGCGTTAAGGGCTATACCGAATGACGCACATAATTCTATTGCTGCATTTGAGAAAACAGGAAAATTACTGACCTTAATTACCCAAAATATTGATGGGCTACATCAAGCCGCTGGAAATGACATGAATAAAATCATAGAGATACATGGCACGATTCATCGTGTGGTGTGCATGTCATGCCAAAAAAAAACGAATATGCTGGATGAGCTTGAGCGGGTTAAAGGAGGTGAGCTTGATCCCAGTTGTTTGCATTGTTCGGGTATTTTGAAAAGCGACACGATTTCTTTTGGACAATCTTTGGACGCGATCAAAATTGATGCGGCATTTGATTTTGTCAAAAAAAGTGATCTCTTGTTATGTGTCGGTACGACTCTGCAAGTTTACCCGATCGCGAGTGTTGTGGATGTCGCGAAAGCTGCTCATGTTGATGTATTGATAGTCAATAACCAGCCAACGCAGTACGACAATGCGGCAGATGGGTTTTTGCGAGGTCCAATTGAAGAGGTATTGCCTGTCCTTCTCGGATCTTGATTGCCATAATCAAATTTTGTCTTTAGTGTTTAGGTTAATTTTTAGTCTCTATTGAGTCGTACCTATTTAGGAGAGATCGTTCTTATGACTTCGTTTGATCCGTTTGCGTCAATTGTAGAGCTCGGCCAACAACTCCGTTCTGGTCAGCTCACCTCGAAATCATTGACTCAAGGCTACTTGGATAGGATCAAGCAGTACGATAAAAAATTCCATGCGTTTGTGGAGATTCTTGAGACTCGTGCGCTAGAACAAGCAAAATTTGCTGATTCGGAATTTGACGCAGGGGTCGATCGCGGCCCACTACACGGCATTCCCTATGCGGCCAAAGATTTGTTTGATATTGCTGGTGTTCCGACTCGAGCAGGTACTGAGCTCTTATCCGATAACGTGCCGAATGAGAATGCCTTTATTGTTTCCCGCCTCGAAGAGCTAGGAGCTATTCTTGTTGGCAAGACTCATACTGTCCAATTTGCTTACGGTGGGGTGGGTATTAATAATAAACTCGGTACCCCAGTAAATCCATGGGCTCGTGAACATCACATACCTGGTGGGTCGAGCAGTGGGTCAGGCGTGGCGGTTGGTGCTGGTCTTGTGCCTATGGCTCTTGGGAGTGATACGGGCGGGTCAGTAAGGATTCCTGCTGCGTTTAATAGTGTAACTGGATTGAAAACCACTGTCGGTCAAATTAGTCGTCGAGGTGTTTTTCCCTTAAGTTGGACTCTTGATTCAGTGGGCCCTTTAACGAGAAACGCTAAAGACGCAGAGGTCGTGTACCGGTTAATGGCGAAACAGGATTTCGATGATCCATCGATGCAAGCTTTTCGTCCATTAATACACATGGATGAGGCTGCATCACAGGAATCGTTGGTGGGATACCGATTGATTTATGCTCAGAATGTATTCTTCGATGAGTGTGACCCTGAGGTGGAAAAATCGGTTTTAGACACAGCTTCTGTATTTGCAGATCTAGGGGCTAGTATTGAATATCGGTCGGTAGACGTGGCAAATGCAGCGCTCAGATTGAATCCAAAAGGGTTAGTCATTGCTGCAGAGGCTTACTACTCGAATAGGTTATTGGTCGATAAGTATTTTGATCAACTTGATCCTATTGTTTCACATCGTTTGATTAAAGGAAAAGAAGTCACGGCGGTAGAGTATCTCGATATTCAAAATGGTCTTACATCGATTAGGCATCAAGCCATTGAGTTTTTTGATACTGCGGATGCATTGCTCGTTCCCACTGTGATGACTCCACCATGTTCTGTTGCAGCGTGCCAGGCTAGTGTCGACGCGTATTCAAAAACGAATGTGAGCTGTTTGCGTAATACAGCCATCGGTAACATGCTTAATTTAAGTGCTGTTACGGTTCCGTGTGGCTTTAATGTTCGCGGGCTACCAATTGGTCTGATGATTTACGGAAGGCCATTTGATGAAATTAAAATTCTAAAGATTGCTCGAGCATTTCAGGATCGGACTCAGTGGCATTCTCATAGGCCGCGCATTGATTAGTTTTATATTTTTAGGAGTAAAGCGTATGCATGGATTGGAAGGTGTTGTGGCTGTTATTACAGGCTCAGGGCGCGGTATCGGTGAGCAGATAGCGCGTCGTTATGCGTCAGAGGGTGCGAGACTTGTAATAGCTGATATTGATGAAGATGGCGTCCTGTCACTTTCCAAAGAACTACAGAGTATGGGGGTAGATGTTTTGCCGTTGAGAGTTGATGTTAGTGACCCTATAGCTGTGACTAGGCTCATTGCGGAATCGACTAAGCATTTTGGACGTATTGATGTTTTGGTGAACAATGCAGGTGTTATACGAGTCAAACGCTTTTTAGAGACAACTCCAGAGGATTGGGATTACATGCAAAATGTGAATGCAAGAGGTCTATTTTTTTGTGTACAGGCGTGTGCTAAACAAATGTTGAGTCAGACGCCATTAGCCGACGGTAGGCCGACAGGTAAAATCATCAATATGGCTTCGATCGCTGGACGAGCAGGACGAAAATTTATGTGTGCTTATTCTGCGAGTAAAGCCGCGGTTATTATGATTACCCAATCTGCAGCATCAGAATGCTCGCCAAAAGTGACAGTCAATAGCATATGTCCAGGGCCCGTTGATACCGACATGTGGATCCAAATTGATGCTGAGTGGACTGCGATTGAAAATAAACCAGTCGGAACAGTTTGGAAAGAGCGGGTTCAGGCTGTGCCGATGGCTAGAGCGCAAACGCCCGAGGATGTCGCTTCAATGGCCTATTTTTTGGCATCTAAAGACTCTGACTTCATAACAGGGCAGTCCTATCATGTTGATGGAGGCGTGTTAATGCTTTAGCGTAAATCCTAATGACATATTATTTTGAGGAGGAATTACAGTGAAAGAAATTTGTCGGGAGTTGTTATTCCCTGAAGGCCCTGTGGCTATGCCCGATGGTTCCGTTTTGCTTGTAGAAATTGAACGTAAAACGCTCACGCGGGTTGATCATAATGGAAAAAAAACTATCTTAGCGGACTGTGGCGGAGGACCTAATGGGGCAGCACTTGGTCCTAATGGGAAAATGTACGTCTGTAATAACGGTGGGTTTGTTTGGACGAAGACTGGGCCATTTAATCGGCCAGGTGAAGCTCTACCGGATGACTACGCGGGGGGGTCGATACAGACTGTTGACCTAAAAAGCGGTGAAGTCACCAGTCTTTATCGTGATTGTGATGGGGAATCTCTTAAGGGGCCAAATGATATTGTTTTTGATCGCGTAGGTGGTTTTTATTTTACGGACTTAGGTAAGCGTCGTAGCCGACAAATAGATCGAGGGTCAGTGTTTTACGCCAAGATCGACGGATCAATGATCGTTGAGTTGATTCATCCTTTTGACACCCCCAATGGTATCGGTCTCTCGTCAGATGAGAAAACACTCTATGTTGCTGAGACGAATGCTGCCAGGCTTTGGGCGTTTGATATAGATTCGCCGGGTGTGTTGAAGAAAAACGGACCACATCCTTTTTGGCCGGGCCGATTACTTCATAAATTTAGTGGTTACGAGAGACTTGATTCACTTGCGGTCGATGCTGAGGGCAATGTTGTCGTAGCAACGCTTGGGACGGGGTGTCTCACCGCTATTGCGCCGACCGGAGAGGTACGAGCAAGAGTGCCGGTACCAGAATTTGATCTAATGGTGACAAACGTTTGTTTTGGTGGCCCAGATCTAAAAACTGTCTTTGTTACTTCGTCTGGACTGGGTCGACTTTATTCCTTTGAATGGCATTGTCCGGGATTACCTCTGAATTTTCTAAATACCTGACTAAGCCGACGTTTTTTCAGTACCTCTAATCCTGATATTAACGAGTTCAACCGTAAAGGAAAATGCCATAGCAAAGTAAATATAAGATTTGGGTACATGAATTTGAAAACACTCAACGACCAGTACGATGCCGACCAATATTAAGAATGCTAATGCAAGCACCTTGATGGTAGGGTGTTTATCTACGAAATTCCCAATACCCTTTGCTGCAAACATCATCACAGCAACGGCTAAAACGATAGCAATAACCATGATACTTAGTTGATCTACTAAGCCGACCGCTGTAATTACTGAGTCTAGCGAGAAAACAATATCTAAAATAGATATTTGAATAAGTATTGATACCAGGCTGACTTTTTTGTTCGATGTTCTCTCAATGCTTACACCCTTTAGCGCTTCATGAATTTCTTGGGTCGCCTTCACAATTAGAAATAATCCACCAAAGAATAAAATCAGATCGCGACCTGATATTTCAAGATTAGCCAATGTGATAATTGGCGTACTTAGTGACATTACCCATGAAAGTGAGAAGAGAAGTCCCAATCGTGCAATCATCGCGAGCGAAAGCCCAAGACGTCTAGCAAAGTTACGTTGGGCTTCTGGCAAACGGTTAACAAGTATTGACAGAAAAATAATATTATCGATACCCAGAACAATTTCTAAAGCTGTTAGTGCTCCAAGTGCGACCCATGCCTCAGGTGAGGCGAACCAATCAAACATTTTTCTTTCTCAATTTAGTCAGCATCCTCTTATTATAATTTAGAGCGCAGGCTGAGACCTAAAAAGTATTTTTTGAGTTGTGGCGTTCTGTATCTTGATTACTTATTGATGCGATATTTTTTCCTTTCGTAATTGACCAATAAGGGTCAACGTTATGAGTGCCGCTCCAATGATGTCGCTCTCTAGACCTGGTTTAATGAGAACTAATGCGGCAGTTAATAAGCTTATGCGTTCCCAGACTGAGGTTACTTTAAATAAGTATCCAGAGAGGCCGGACGCAAGGCATATGACGCCAATGACTGCTGTAATACTCGTTTGTACTATTTCCATGCCGGTACCAATGAGCAGCAGAGATGGGCCAAAGACAAACATAAATGGAATGATATACCCCGTCGCGCCAAGTCGTAGTGCGGTGATGCTGGAGTCCCAAATTGATGCGCGCGAAATACCATTTGCAGCATACACAGCTAATGCAACGGGGGGAGTGATGGCAGATAGAATGGCAAAATAAAAAACAAACATATGGGCGGCCTCAACCATAACGCCTAGCTTCACTAGTGCGGGGACCAATAGTGCGGTTTGCATGATGTAAGCGGGTGCGGTTGGCATACCCATACCGAGCAGAATGCCGGCAAAACTAGTTAAAACAAGTGCTAGAAATAGGTGATTATTTGCTGCGGAAAGCACTAAATTCGTGAACTCTAACCCTAATCCAGTGATGAAGATCACACCGATGACAATGCCAGCACAAGCGCATGCAAGGGCGACAGTAACGGTATTTTTCGCTCCTTCCTCAAGCGCTTTCAGTATATTTTTAATGTTTATGTATTCTCGAGTCGTTTTTCGGAGAAGCGCTGTTGGAATGGTGCTCATGATGCCGCACAGCGCTGCAAATGGCGCGCTAAAACCAAGCATAAGTGTGCCGATAATGATGATTAAGGGAAGGAATAGGTGGCCGCGCTCCTTAAGGACTTTTGATACTTTCGGAAGTTCAGATTTGTCTAGTCCGTGCATGCCATTTTTTTTAGCTTCAAAATGAATGCTTAGAAATAAAGCAACGTAATAGAGTATCGCCGGTAAGAGGGCGTACATGGCAACAGTAAGGTAACTGACTCCAAGAAATTCGGCCATTATGAATGCCGTAGCACCCATGATTGGCGGCATGATTTGCCCGCCTGTTGAAGCTACGGCTTCGACGGAGCCTGCAAAGGCCGGTTTATAACCAAGTCGTTTCATGAGTGGAATCGTGAATGCCCCAGTTGTCATCACATTTGCAACGGCACTGCCCGAAACCGTGCCAAACATTCCGCTGGTAATGCATGAGACTTTTGCAGGACCTCCGGCTGAATGACCAGCGAGTCCCATTGCGAAATCCATAAATAATGCACCAGTTCCCGTTCTCTCCACGAGTGCACCAAAGAGGATAAACAACATGACGTATGTGGCAGAGACGTATAACGGAATGCCTAAAATACCTTCTGTCCCCATATACATTTGCTCGATGACACGTTGAAAATCTACACCGCCAATTGTGAGGGCGTAGGTTAGAAACCCAACAGCCGTGATCGGTAGTGCCCAGCCCACAGCACGGCGCGTTCCTTCTAATACTAGGAGTATGGTGATGACGCCGAACGTGAGGTCAATAGGGTTGAGCGGGTCTACATATGTCATACGGCTCACGATATAGTCTTGATAGAGGACTAAATAGGCGCAAGCGGCAATGCTCAGCACGATCAATATGAAGGATTCAATCTTGACGGTCCGTCGCTGTCCCTCTTTGTTCAAGCTGCCACTCGTTAAAAATACAAGTATCAACGCGAATGCTAAATGTGTGGCCCTTAAGGTTAGCGCGTCCGGTGGTCCTTGCCATGCGATATATAGGTGAAAGCCAGACATGGACAGTGCAACTAAAGAAATGATTGTTGCAATCGGACTCATAGTTTTTAGCATCACTTTTTTATCAGTCAACCGCACGGCTACTGTTAGTTTTGTTTTTGGTCTTCATACCATTTGCTCGCTCCGGGGTGCATGGGAACACCAATGTCGCGTGTCATGGTTGGTATATCGAGGCCTGCTATGGCTTTGGTTACCGAAACGAGCTCCATTGATCCCGATACGATAGAGTCAAGAATGTGTCCTATGACCTGATCTTCTACGTCGCAGCGAGCGGTAAGATGCGTATACCAAAAGATTGTTGGTACATCCTCATTTTGTTCAGGGTAAGTCCCCTTGGGGATAACACCTCGTTCGTATTTTGAATTTATTTTTTGCATTCGCTCATGAGCGTCCTCCGACATGGGCATTAATTTGACGGACCGAGAGCTGGCCAAATCCATAACAGCTCCGGATGGGATGGTCGTTGTTAAGGTAAATACGTCGGCATTTCCATCTTTCATCAGAGATACTGAATCTGTGTACGACCCAAAGCTTACATTTGAGAGGCTTTTATAATCCATGTCATGTGCTTGCAATAAGTGACTGGTAATGGCCTCTCCTGAAGCGCCTCGAGGTTGGGTTGCTAGAACTTTATCTTTTAGATCAAAGGGTGTGTCTACGCTCGACTCGGCAAGTGTTACTACTTGAAAGTACTGTCGGTAAAATGTGGCGACATTACAAATATTTTGAAGTGGCTCCTGAAATGGAGCTCTACCTTCTATTGCGTCTAAGCTTGTCACACTCTGGGCGAGTGCGATATCTGCTTGTCCGGTATGTAGAGCGAGTACGTTAGAAACTCCACCCCCAGGCAATACTTGAATTTTTATATCTGATTGATCTCTTTCTATAAGGCCTTTTAGCGCGCCACCCAGTGGGTACCAGGCTCCTCCTTGAGGTCCAGTGACAAGTTTGTATGTTTTGGCGTTGGTGTTTTCTTCTGAGCAGCCGAATAAGCTGATTGAACCCAAAGCTAGGACAATAGTCATTGCTTTTAAAAAATCGAATTTTGTATGCATGGACACGTTGTCTTCCCTCTCAGTTAAATTTTTTCGGCTAATGTTTCTTTAGGCGCGTTCAATTCGGTACCCTACTCTTGGAAAATGGATGCAAACGGTGCCGACACGCTTATTCGTATGAAGTAAACCTATACTATTTTTATCTATCGTATGTACTGCACCATCTACTGTCTTTTCTCCAGTATTCCCGTCAAAAACGATGGAGACGCTATCACCAACTGCGATATCTTGTTTGTCATTGATGTCTGATTTTGACTTGAATGTTGTCTGAGCATTTTGAGCTGTATCCAGCGCTTCCTGCGAGGTCATGTCAGTAGACGTCCCATGTCCAATGTCCTTGATGGATTGTTCCCAGAGGCAAATATTAGGGAACTCCTCCATAAATTCTTCTCCAATTTCCCAACGCCGCCTAATAAACCAGGTAAGGGCAAATAAAGAGGCATCTGCTATGGTCGCCTCCTCCCCTAAAAGGAACCCACTCTTATCTTCTATGGCTGTTTCTGCCCAAGAAAACTGAGCTCTGATTTGGGCGATAAAATTTGGAATCTGTGTCTTAACAGATTCAATGTCTGCGTAGTCTCCTAAGAACAATTTCTTACGGTCTTCTAAAAATTCTTTGGGAAAAACATCTGATGAGCCTGCAATCGCTACAGCAACTATAGGGTGAAATAATTGATCACTCCAATGATTAATCATTTGAATCAACCCCATGTTCATTGAGGGTGATGGTTGCTGACGCTCTATCTCAGATAAAATTCTTTGGCTATCGCAGAAAATATCAGCACCTATCTGCATGATCGGGGTTCGCCTATACCCGCCTGATAGCGGAATAACATCAGGTTTTGGCGGAAGGTTAGGTATCTCTACGGAGCGCCAAGATATGTTCTTTAAGCCAAAAATAACCCTAATTTTTTCTGAAATGGGAGAGGTGAGATAGTGGTGAAGGATAAGTTCAGACATTTAGCAGATCCTTTTTATAAACCTAGATGATTATTTGGAGCGCGAGGAACGCAGGCTACAGTTTAGCCGGCAATGGTGATTCCACCATCGACGACAATGGTTTGCCCAGTGATATACGCGGAGGCATCGGAGGCCAAGAAAAGCGCAACACCAGCAATATCGTTAGGGTCACCCAATCGCTTTAGTGCCGTTTTTTGTTCGTAGTCAGTACGCGTTATTGGGTCCTCCCATAACACTTTTGCAAAATCGGTTCGGATAAGACCGGGGGCAATTCCATTCACTTTTATTTTTTTGTCACCTAGTTCTATCGCAAGATTTCGAATTAATTGCATATCTGCAGCTTTTGAAATCGCATAGGCCCCAAGTCCTGGGGTTCCTTTGAGTCCTGCTATTGAGGAAACAATAAGTATAGCGCCTCCGTTTCTAGTTTCCATATGTGGTGTCACTAGGGAGGATAGCCAGTGATTACTCAGAATATTATTATTTAATATCTTTTCAAATACTGCATCTGGAATATCCTTTAATTGTCCGTAAAAGGGGTTGGATGCCGCATTACACACGAGGATATCAATGCCTCCGTATGTTTCTCTTGAGAAGTGCACTAAATCTTCAAGGCTAGATTTATCCGATATATTTGCGGTAGTCGCCGTCGCCTCACCGCCGAACGCTCGTATGTGATTGACAACCTCCTGACAGGCTTCAATTTTTCTGCTCGATACGATAACTTTTGCTCCATATCGGGCATAAGCAATTGCTATAGATTTTCCAATCCCTCGGCTCGCCCCTGTGATAATGGCGACTTTATTATCCAAGCGAAAGAAATTCGTTACGTCGGTCATGCGTTTAAATCTCCTGTTATCGCGAATGTTTGGTGACTCATCGGATTAGCGAAATACGAAATAATTACCACCATATTACTTCACACTTACGAGCTTCTGCGCGTTCAAATAAATCAAAAAGAGGTTTAGACCTCGTATTTAACGGAATATTAATTTCATTATTTTGATTGTTATCATCGTTCATAAACGATTGCGAGAGTGATGGATGAGCGCGAGCACGTCTCAACGCGTCGAGAATGTCATTTGGCAATATAGCGCTTGGGATCGCGCCAGAGAGTCCCATTAATTTAAGTAGCGGTATCGCGTGCTCCTTAAACATAATTAGGTTTCCAATGCGACTTTCAAATTGAACAATCTTGGGCATGGGCCATCTTAGAGTTAGACTCCAAATTCATCAAAATTGTTTATGATAATCTGGAATTTTAGTGTCCTAAGAGTAAGGTTATAGAGCTCCTGACTCAATGTTTTGCTTCATTGCCTCGAGCCCAATGGAATAGACTCTGTTGTAGATTTCCACTAGGGCCGCATCGTCTTTGCCCGCTGTTGGGCTATCTGCCCAGTATTGTAAGCGTTTAAACCTAGCTTTCCATTCGACCTGTGATTTGCCGTTTTTTACCTCTGTCACCGTTATCGTTGAATAGTAATCACTCGAGATTGGTACGCCCTGGGCGTAGGTATAAGAGATGATCATATTGTAAGGATCATACTCCACGAGTCGCTCTTCTATTTTGGTTCCGTTGCCTCGGGTTAATAAACGAATAGCACCTAGCTCCCTATTTTTTCCAAGTATGATTTGAGTATCCTTTATAAAAAAGAGCCAATGATGCAAGCCACCGAAGTCACTAACGATATCCCAGACTTTCTCGGTGGGAGCATTGATCTCAATGGTGTGTCGAACGCTCAGTTCTGGCGGATCCGCAGAATAGGCTGAATGCGCGAATGATAATAGAATGCTGGTGATAGCGCTAACTGTAAATCGCAAGATCATTTTTTTCTCTCCGGTCACGTGTGCTCGATTATTATTTCTTTTTTCATATCGTCATAATGTAACACGAGGTTAGAACGCTTACAGATTAATGAGTGATTGTCTCTATTTAACAATGAATATTGCACAGATACTGCTAAAAGCTTACCAGTCACATCCCGATCGATCTGCGATATCGGTCGGGATGGATACGTTATATACCTATCGTTTGTTCTATGAGCGAGTTCGTTGCCTTGCAACATCTATGAGGGAAGATCTATGCCTTAAGCCCGGTGATCGGATTGCTATTGTGATGCCAAACCATCCTGAATATATCGTCATTCGATATGCGACTTGGTAC
It encodes:
- a CDS encoding Sir2 family NAD-dependent protein deacetylase encodes the protein MGSAKSDIHRAKAMVQSASAVVILTGAGVSTGSGVPDFRGPQGVWTKNPLAEKMSDIRYYMVDQDVRRLAWQSRLTHPALRAIPNDAHNSIAAFEKTGKLLTLITQNIDGLHQAAGNDMNKIIEIHGTIHRVVCMSCQKKTNMLDELERVKGGELDPSCLHCSGILKSDTISFGQSLDAIKIDAAFDFVKKSDLLLCVGTTLQVYPIASVVDVAKAAHVDVLIVNNQPTQYDNAADGFLRGPIEEVLPVLLGS
- a CDS encoding amidase, with the translated sequence MTSFDPFASIVELGQQLRSGQLTSKSLTQGYLDRIKQYDKKFHAFVEILETRALEQAKFADSEFDAGVDRGPLHGIPYAAKDLFDIAGVPTRAGTELLSDNVPNENAFIVSRLEELGAILVGKTHTVQFAYGGVGINNKLGTPVNPWAREHHIPGGSSSGSGVAVGAGLVPMALGSDTGGSVRIPAAFNSVTGLKTTVGQISRRGVFPLSWTLDSVGPLTRNAKDAEVVYRLMAKQDFDDPSMQAFRPLIHMDEAASQESLVGYRLIYAQNVFFDECDPEVEKSVLDTASVFADLGASIEYRSVDVANAALRLNPKGLVIAAEAYYSNRLLVDKYFDQLDPIVSHRLIKGKEVTAVEYLDIQNGLTSIRHQAIEFFDTADALLVPTVMTPPCSVAACQASVDAYSKTNVSCLRNTAIGNMLNLSAVTVPCGFNVRGLPIGLMIYGRPFDEIKILKIARAFQDRTQWHSHRPRID
- a CDS encoding glucose 1-dehydrogenase; the encoded protein is MHGLEGVVAVITGSGRGIGEQIARRYASEGARLVIADIDEDGVLSLSKELQSMGVDVLPLRVDVSDPIAVTRLIAESTKHFGRIDVLVNNAGVIRVKRFLETTPEDWDYMQNVNARGLFFCVQACAKQMLSQTPLADGRPTGKIINMASIAGRAGRKFMCAYSASKAAVIMITQSAASECSPKVTVNSICPGPVDTDMWIQIDAEWTAIENKPVGTVWKERVQAVPMARAQTPEDVASMAYFLASKDSDFITGQSYHVDGGVLML
- a CDS encoding SMP-30/gluconolactonase/LRE family protein, encoding MKEICRELLFPEGPVAMPDGSVLLVEIERKTLTRVDHNGKKTILADCGGGPNGAALGPNGKMYVCNNGGFVWTKTGPFNRPGEALPDDYAGGSIQTVDLKSGEVTSLYRDCDGESLKGPNDIVFDRVGGFYFTDLGKRRSRQIDRGSVFYAKIDGSMIVELIHPFDTPNGIGLSSDEKTLYVAETNAARLWAFDIDSPGVLKKNGPHPFWPGRLLHKFSGYERLDSLAVDAEGNVVVATLGTGCLTAIAPTGEVRARVPVPEFDLMVTNVCFGGPDLKTVFVTSSGLGRLYSFEWHCPGLPLNFLNT
- a CDS encoding TerC family protein, with the translated sequence MFDWFASPEAWVALGALTALEIVLGIDNIIFLSILVNRLPEAQRNFARRLGLSLAMIARLGLLFSLSWVMSLSTPIITLANLEISGRDLILFFGGLFLIVKATQEIHEALKGVSIERTSNKKVSLVSILIQISILDIVFSLDSVITAVGLVDQLSIMVIAIVLAVAVMMFAAKGIGNFVDKHPTIKVLALAFLILVGIVLVVECFQIHVPKSYIYFAMAFSFTVELVNIRIRGTEKTSA
- a CDS encoding TRAP transporter permease, which translates into the protein MLKTMSPIATIISLVALSMSGFHLYIAWQGPPDALTLRATHLAFALILVFLTSGSLNKEGQRRTVKIESFILIVLSIAACAYLVLYQDYIVSRMTYVDPLNPIDLTFGVITILLVLEGTRRAVGWALPITAVGFLTYALTIGGVDFQRVIEQMYMGTEGILGIPLYVSATYVMLFILFGALVERTGTGALFMDFAMGLAGHSAGGPAKVSCITSGMFGTVSGSAVANVMTTGAFTIPLMKRLGYKPAFAGSVEAVASTGGQIMPPIMGATAFIMAEFLGVSYLTVAMYALLPAILYYVALFLSIHFEAKKNGMHGLDKSELPKVSKVLKERGHLFLPLIIIIGTLMLGFSAPFAALCGIMSTIPTALLRKTTREYINIKNILKALEEGAKNTVTVALACACAGIVIGVIFITGLGLEFTNLVLSAANNHLFLALVLTSFAGILLGMGMPTAPAYIMQTALLVPALVKLGVMVEAAHMFVFYFAILSAITPPVALAVYAANGISRASIWDSSITALRLGATGYIIPFMFVFGPSLLLIGTGMEIVQTSITAVIGVICLASGLSGYLFKVTSVWERISLLTAALVLIKPGLESDIIGAALITLTLIGQLRKEKISHQ
- a CDS encoding TAXI family TRAP transporter solute-binding subunit, encoding MHTKFDFLKAMTIVLALGSISLFGCSEENTNAKTYKLVTGPQGGAWYPLGGALKGLIERDQSDIKIQVLPGGGVSNVLALHTGQADIALAQSVTSLDAIEGRAPFQEPLQNICNVATFYRQYFQVVTLAESSVDTPFDLKDKVLATQPRGASGEAITSHLLQAHDMDYKSLSNVSFGSYTDSVSLMKDGNADVFTLTTTIPSGAVMDLASSRSVKLMPMSEDAHERMQKINSKYERGVIPKGTYPEQNEDVPTIFWYTHLTARCDVEDQVIGHILDSIVSGSMELVSVTKAIAGLDIPTMTRDIGVPMHPGASKWYEDQKQN
- a CDS encoding glutathione S-transferase family protein gives rise to the protein MSELILHHYLTSPISEKIRVIFGLKNISWRSVEIPNLPPKPDVIPLSGGYRRTPIMQIGADIFCDSQRILSEIERQQPSPSMNMGLIQMINHWSDQLFHPIVAVAIAGSSDVFPKEFLEDRKKLFLGDYADIESVKTQIPNFIAQIRAQFSWAETAIEDKSGFLLGEEATIADASLFALTWFIRRRWEIGEEFMEEFPNICLWEQSIKDIGHGTSTDMTSQEALDTAQNAQTTFKSKSDINDKQDIAVGDSVSIVFDGNTGEKTVDGAVHTIDKNSIGLLHTNKRVGTVCIHFPRVGYRIERA
- a CDS encoding SDR family oxidoreductase → MTDVTNFFRLDNKVAIITGASRGIGKSIAIAYARYGAKVIVSSRKIEACQEVVNHIRAFGGEATATTANISDKSSLEDLVHFSRETYGGIDILVCNAASNPFYGQLKDIPDAVFEKILNNNILSNHWLSSLVTPHMETRNGGAILIVSSIAGLKGTPGLGAYAISKAADMQLIRNLAIELGDKKIKVNGIAPGLIRTDFAKVLWEDPITRTDYEQKTALKRLGDPNDIAGVALFLASDASAYITGQTIVVDGGITIAG
- a CDS encoding DUF1840 family protein; the protein is MPKIVQFESRIGNLIMFKEHAIPLLKLMGLSGAIPSAILPNDILDALRRARAHPSLSQSFMNDDNNQNNEINIPLNTRSKPLFDLFERAEARKCEVIWW
- a CDS encoding SRPBCC family protein — encoded protein: MILRFTVSAITSILLSFAHSAYSADPPELSVRHTIEINAPTEKVWDIVSDFGGLHHWLFFIKDTQIILGKNRELGAIRLLTRGNGTKIEERLVEYDPYNMIISYTYAQGVPISSDYYSTITVTEVKNGKSQVEWKARFKRLQYWADSPTAGKDDAALVEIYNRVYSIGLEAMKQNIESGAL